Proteins co-encoded in one Juglans regia cultivar Chandler chromosome 16, Walnut 2.0, whole genome shotgun sequence genomic window:
- the LOC109009250 gene encoding glutathione S-transferase U10-like, translating into MEKQSQVVVFGIWGSSYCKRVEIALALKGIPYEYVEEDLANKSESLLHYNPVHKKVPVLVHNGKSIAESLVILEYIDDCWKHGPKLLPEDPYLRAKLRFWANFYDQKLKASATQIMMSRGEERERAIKDFGEVLKVFEDGVKKDLPAEFPCFDGKNLGFLDIVVGSSACNYEASHEVAGVIFSPETNPTFWSWVTALKNHPLMKRMLPPHDKLVAKMRQKYFQSA; encoded by the exons ATGGAAAAACAAAGCCAAGTTGTGGTGTTTGGGATATGGGGCAGCTCCTACTGCAAGAGAGTTGAGATAGCCCTTGCACTCAAGGGCATACCTTATGAGTATGTAGAGGAAGATTTGGCAAATAAGAGTGAGTCACTTCTGCACTACAATCCTGTTCACAAGAAAGTACCTGTCCTTGTTCACAATGGAAAATCCATTGCCGAGTCACTTGTTATTCTCGAGTACATCGATGATTGCTGGAAACATGGACCAAAACTACTGCCAGAGGATCCTTACCTAAGGGCCAAACTTCGCTTTTGGGCCAACTTCTATGATCAGAAG TTGAAGGCAAGTGCCACACAGATCATGATGTCAAGAGGCGAAGAGAGGGAACGAGCAATCAAAGATTTCGGCGAGGTGCTTAAGGTGTTTGAGGATGGTGTCAAAAAGGATTTACCTGCAGAATTTCCTTGTTTTGACGGTAAGAACTTGGGATTTCTCGATATTGTTGTGGGTTCGAGTGCTTGCAACTACGAAGCTTCTCATGAAGTGGCAGGAGTGATTTTTAGCCCTGAAACGAACCCAACATTTTGGTCGTGGGTAACTGCTCTAAAGAACCACCCATTGATGAAACGGATGCTCCCACCTCATGATAAGCTGGTCGCCAAGATGAGACAAAAGTATTTCCAGTCTGCTTGA
- the LOC109009252 gene encoding 60S ribosomal protein L34-like, producing the protein MVQRLTYRTRHSYATKSNQHRVVKTPGGKLVYQSTKKRANGPKCPVTGKRIQGIPHLRPAEYKRSRLSRNRRTVNRAYGGVLSGGAVRERIIRAFLVEEQKIVKKVLKIQKAKEKQVSKS; encoded by the exons ATGGTTCAGCGTCTCACGTATCGCACGCGACACAGCTATGCTACCAAATCCAACCAGCACCGTGTCGTCAAAACCCCTG GAGGCAAACTAGTGTACCAGAGCACTAAGAAGAGGGCGAATGGCCCTAAGTGTCCCGTCACTGGAAAGAGAATCCAAGGG ATTCCTCATTTGAGACCTGCTGAATATAAGAGGTCTAGGTTATCTAGGAACCGGAGGACTGTTAACAGAGCTTATGGTGGGGTACTTTCTGGAGGTGCTGTCAGAGAAAG GATCATCCGAGCCTTTTTGGTGGAAGAGCAAAAGATTGTGAAGAAGGTATTGAAGATTCAGAAGGCAAAAGAAAAGCAAGTCTCAAAGAGTTAA